AGACCACATAATAATATTGAATGAAAAAGATAAAATATAAGTTCCTATCTTTATTTCTCTTCTAGTCAGTTTCACACTCACTTGTCCAAACACAGAACCAGGCAAGACGACGATGCCAGTGTTTTCAAGAAGGCGGAGAGCGTAGAACACATCTGGTTTGGTGTTCATTGCCTCAGCAGCCGCAATCGCCCTTTTAGGCAACCGAACAGATGGGAATACAAACATTGCCCCTTCAGCCTTGCTGCAAGTCAGGCCTTCCAGGCTGTTGAATGCCTGCACCATCGCCTAAATAAAACCAGCCCAACAATGTGACATTCAGAGATAATGATATTTTTGCACGTAACAGAATCAGCAATGAAGATAATCATGGAAGTGGATGTGACAAAAGGGAACCTCTGCACATCGGGATAATGATAACATAATGCGATCTCTTTCTTCCCGGTAAGAGGTGTATGACTCATCTCCAACCTGACAAAGGGAGGCTTACTAAAACGTATATAGAAATACAAAGACACGATGAGATGCATATTTATTGACCTTTGGTGGGTTCATGACTAGGCTCACGAGGACCTGGCCAGCTAAGTTGGAGCATGAGCTTAGGGATGCCACTTTGTATACTTGTTTCCGAACTTCAGAATTGAAGCCAGTGACCTCCATGTAACCCCCTCTTCTCCCACATTCTCCATAGTATCCTGATGGAGAAGACGATACTTCTAACAAATATCAATCCATTCGATGGAGAATTTGTGGTGTATGTATGACACTTCACCCCCAGTAGTTCAGAACTTCAGATTACTTGGAACTTCGGAAATAGGAACAGATGATGATACGCCACACTTGGTTTGATATACAAGAAATACAGTATGCGAGACACTCCttattaagcaaagggagggaaagACAGTGCCTAGAAAGCCAATAGACAAAGAGTACATGGCGTGCTAGATGGAGAAAAAAGTCATTAGAATAACATTACCAAGTAATGGGTTCAAATTCGAATAAACAAATCACTACATTACCTATGTTCGAGAAAAAAATAGTCATTTCATTAGTATGATTCTATTCTATTGACATAACCAATATGCAAATCTGCTTTCGCAAGAAATTCCCTGTGTTGGCTTTACTCGATGAGTCGAAAGTCCAATGTTTAAAGAAATCTTTCTCATGAGTGCACCTAACATACTTCCCCTTCTCATTTTTATAGGAAGTAACAAGAGAGCCGCGTATAACTGAGAATAAACATGGATAAAAGGAAAAACTAGATGTCATATACCATTAGAAACTGAATGGAATGATATTAAAGAAATATCTTCTTCACCAAAACCCATGGACCGTGCTATCTTCTTGAAAGAGATGAATTTCTTTTCATCTGTGTAAACATTTTCTTGGTAAACCTACCAGTAAGTTCAAGAAAAGATACAGCGGGTTACATACACAAAATTCAAGGAAATTATATAGATTCTTATAAAGAAAGATACAAAAACCTCACCTCGTCTGCTAGAAGAACAAGGTTTTCATTTCTGCAGAATTCCACTATTTCACACTGGTTTTCCCTCACAAGAACCTATGTACAATTTAGCCACATCAAGACTTGTAGAACAATATATGGATTACACAAGTCGATGATCAGTAAACACACCTGCCCAGTAGGATTGCCTGGATTTACAACCACAAGTCCCCTAACAGTGATGCCCTCAGATCGGGCACCATCCAGCTGCTTTTTCAGGTCCGAAATACTCACGCCCCAACCTCCTGATTCGTCAAGGTAATATGGTACCTGAGAAAGCAGATATTATCCTGTTTACTGCATATTGGCAACCGGTAAAATCGTAGTTGATGTGGATTCATTTCGATCAAGTAACGTGATACATACAAGAGTTGCACCACACAGAACCATTGAGCTTGTATACAGAAAGTGTGATGGAATCGGGCAAAGGATGCCATCTGTTTCATCTCGTATCAATAGGTGCATTACCATATGAACCTGTTTGGAAATCAAACAAACAACTCGATTGTCAAGAATCATATCCGAAAAGAAGGAAAGAGAGAGATAAAAATAACTTTCATCTGGATGTTTAGTGGCATTGCTCATCTTATCATGGCATATTAGGTGCTTTAAGGCAATCATATATTAGTGCTaagtgttagatgtgtatagcccCTTTTCGgtttatccccattgtataaggggtctcTTGCACTTTACCACACACTTGTATATGTATTGGCCTTAGGCCCTCCTGAGAATACAGTTGCTCTTTcctaacatggtatcagatgctTAGGTTCCCCTCGCTCCCCCGCACGCTGCAACTCTGTGCTCCTCTGCTAGACTCTGGccaccgccgtcgatctcatcccGTCCGGATCCGCCGCCCCGGCTGTCCCGTTCggccttgtctcccccgactggcgcATCTTGGCCCGCGCCAAGGCAAGCTCCTGCTCGATCCCGCCTCGGCAGCGCCTCCTCTGCTCGGGCCTGCCTCGGACGCGCCTCCTCTGCTCGATTCCATCCAGGCCGCGCGCTCCTCGTCCCCTCGCGCAGTGCCCGTAGTCCGGCTGTTCCAGCCGCCGCTGGTGCTCCCCTGCTCGTAGCCCGGTCGCCAGGGCCTGTCCGGGCGCGGCTGGATCGAGCTGTTCCAGCCCCCGCCGCGGCTGGATCTCCTGCTGCCGCCGGGGTCCATCTGACTGCGGCTCCCCTTGATCCGTTTCGGCCGCGGCTCCTCCCGCTCTCCCCAGCCGCTCGTCCGCCCGACCTCTGCTCGCTCTCGAGCCGCTCGTGTGTGAGCGTCTGCTCGATCCAGATCCCGTTCGGGTCTGTGTTGACTCCAAAAAAAAAGAGAGACAATCAGCATGTCTTCGTCTGGCTATGTAGCTGTTCCTCGGTGCTCGGTGATCTTCGATGGCACCAATTATGCTGAGTTTGTGGGCTTCATGCGTATTCATATGCGCGGGCTCCTCCTGTGGGGTGTTCTCTCTGGCGAGGTACCTTGTCagccctgccctgttgctccggtgGCTCCTGTTCCGCCGGTACCGCCGGTACTTGCTCCTGATGCTTCTCAGGCTGATCGCGATGCCGCCAAGGTTCTTGATGATGCTGCAGTTGATGCCTATGATCAGCAGGTATCCGCATACTCTGATGCTCTTTCTGTCTACCGGGATGATCTGTCTGCTaacactcagtggtgcaatgatgatgcccGAGCTGCTGCTGTCCTCACTGCGAGTGTCCTCCCTCAGTTtgcttcggagttcatgggacTTGGCACCGTTGCAGCGATGTGGGCTTATCtctgtcagcgctatcagccctctggtgatgctctctacctatctgtggtgcgtcaggagcacgccctccagcaaggtgattcctctgatgatgagttctattcgcagtgctctgccatctggcgtcaGCTTGACTCCCTTCGGACGGTTGTCTGTGGCACCTGTCGTTGCTGTCAGACTACTCGGTCAGATCTGGAGTTTCAGCGGgtccatgagttcttatctcgtctccgctctgagtttgagcccagacgtgctcacttgcttgctcgtggtcgtgttcctatATCGGAGGTGCTTGACGAGCTTCGGGCTGAGGAGACACGCCTTCGCTCTGCTGGGTTGCTTTTGGTTCCGTCAGTATTGGCTGCCCGGGCTCCTATGTCGTCTGCTCGTCTCGCTGCTCCGCCGCTCCTGCCTACTCCTCCAGGGGGGGTGAGCCGTCCTCCTTATGCTGAGAAGGGCACGTCGCGCCGTGACACAGTCTGTGGTTACTGTTCCCGGCCAGGTCACCCAGAGTCTGATTGTCGCCAGAAGAAGCGAGACCAGAGGCGCGTCTCCTCCAGCGGGCCTCCTGTGGCTTCCTCGGCTAcgtcactcactgaccaggacattgttCGCCTCAAGCGTCTTCTTGCTTCCTCAGGCTCCTTGTCGACTGGCTCTGCTGCTGCTGTGACTGCATCCTCCTCCTCACCATCACAGGCATCTACATagtcaggtacatcttcgtgggttctggattctggagcctcttttcatatgtcttctgattcttccgCGTTGTCTTCCCTCCGACCTCTTGATTCGCCTGTTAATGTTCTTACTGCCGATGGCACATCTCTTCATGTTGCTAGTCGTGGTATCCTTTCCACTCCGTCCTTTTCTATTCCgagtgtttcacatgttcctcgtcttaccatgaatctgttttccgctgcccaacttactgattctggttgtcgtgtcattcttgataccgactcttgctccattcaggatcgtcgcaccaagactttggttggtgctggccctcggcgccgtgagtcagagggcctttgggaggttgactggctttgtgttccttccgctgccaccacttctgccagctcccatgctcttgctgcctcttcgtctgcgtccttccagcagtggcatcatcgccttggtcacatctgtggctctcgcttgtcttctttagttcgtcagggcctcttagggtctgtatctggagatgtctccttacattgtaatggttgcagacttggcaaacagactcagttaccttatcctactagtgagTCAGTATCTCAGCATCcgtttgacttagttcattctgatgtctggggtcctgctccctttgattcgaaaggtggtcatcgctactatgttttgtttattgatgatttttctcgctacacttggctctacttcatgaaatctcgtagcgaggttctctctatatacaaacgttttgctgccatggttcacactcagttTGCCACGCCCATTCGTACTTTTCGTGCAGACTCTGCTGGGGAGTATATCTCTTAGCTGTTGCGTGGTTTTCTAgcggaacagggtactcttgcccagttctcatgtcctggggctcatgctcagaatggcgttgccGAACGCAAGCATCGTCATTTGCTTGAAACGGCTCGTGCGCTCATGATTgctgcttcccttccaccccatttttgggctgaggctgtttccgcatccacctatctcatcaacattcagccatcgactgctCTTCAGGGTGGcattcctatggagtgtctcactggtcgctctcttgactactcagctcttcgtgtgtttggatgtgtgtgctatgttcttcttgccccccgagaatgcaccaaactgactgctcagtcggttgagtgtgttttccttggctacagcgatgagcacaagggctatcgatgttgggatcctgtgggtcgtcgcttgcgcatctcgcgtgatgtgactTTTGACGAGTCTCGTTCTTACTACCCACGTTCTTCTTCCTCGAGTTTCTCTGCCAACGacctttccttccttcttcttcccgatACGCCCCGCTACGTGCCTCCTGTGTCACCTCTTCCTCCTGCACCTCTCATTCCTTCTCATTCACCACCGaccccgtcttcttcctcctcctcctccacctctccaccatcatctccaGTCCGTCGTCCTCTCTCCCCgtttcctctccactatactcgtcGCCCTCGTACTGAGGATGTCTCCTCTGACGAGCCTTCCACCTCTGCTGCACCTCTCACGCCTCCCCCGGTTCACAACCTTCGTGCTCGGCCTCGCCCTCCGCCTGATCGCTACTCTCCTGATCGGTACGGTCTCTCTGTTATtgctgagcccacttcctatcggactgccatgactcagcctgaatggcaacttgcgatggccgaagagcttgctgctcttgagcgctctggcacatgggatctggttCCCCTTCCTTCCGGTATCtgtcccatcacct
Above is a window of Triticum dicoccoides isolate Atlit2015 ecotype Zavitan chromosome 5B, WEW_v2.0, whole genome shotgun sequence DNA encoding:
- the LOC119307518 gene encoding alanine aminotransferase 2-like; translated protein: MSPASARALTVDSLNPKVLALADHLGGAVAGRAQRMQKELETNRDSYPFNEIIYCNLSNPHYLGQQPIKFFREVLALCDYPHLLDCSVTSSIFSSDAITRTREILDLIPGRAMGGYSHCQGTEGLRNAIAAGIASRDAFPCNAEDIFLTDGAAAPVHMVMHLLIRDETDGILCPIPSHFLYTSSMVLCGATLVPYYLDESGGWGVSISDLKKQLDGARSEGITVRGLVVVNPGNPTGQVLVRENQCEIVEFCRNENLVLLADEVYQENVYTDEKKFISFKKIARSMGFGEEDISLISFHSVSNGYYGECGRRGGYMEVTGFNSEVRKQVYKVASLSSCSNLAGQVLVSLVMNPPKVGDESYTSYREERDRIMLSLSRCAEAMVQAFNSLEGLTCSKAEGAMFVFPSVRLPKRAIAAAEAMNTKPDVFYALRLLENTGIVVLPGSVFGQVPGTWHFRCTILQQEEKIQLIIYRFKAFHEAFMEEFRD